A segment of the Armatimonadota bacterium genome:
CCCTGCCCACAGATCGAATGGCCCTGGGCGAGGTCAGCATCATCGGCTCCCGCTACGTCACGCGGCCGGAGCTGGCCAGGGCCATCGAGCTGGTGGCGCGGGGCCAGGTACGCCCCGTCGTCTCAGAGGTCCTGGATCTGGGAGAGGCCAACGAGGCGCTGGCCAGAGTGCGCGCCGACCGGGCGGTAGGCCGCATCGTGCTGGCCGTGGCGGCGGCGCCATGACCGAGGCCTGGGCTCCCGGCCCCTTCGCCGTGGACTATGAGCGGCGGGCGGACTATGAGGTCCTGCGGGGCAAGCGGGTGCAGCGCGCCCGGGCGGAGATGGCGGCGGCGGGCCTGGACGCCCTGATTGTTTGGAAGGATGAGAACGTGCGCTACCTGACCGGGCTGCGGCCGCAGCTCATTGCCGGGAAGAGCGGGGTGCTGAACGGCGCGCTGCTGGCCGGCCAGGGGGAGCCTGTCCTCTTTGTCTCCGGGGGCGATGCCGACCGGGTCAGGCTGCGCCAGCCCTGGTCAGCCGAGGTGCATCCCATACCCATCCTGGAGGAGGCCGGCTTGATCCGCCACTTCGTCACAGCCATCCTGGCCGGGGTGCTGCAGCGGTACGGCCTCGGCCGCGGCCGCATCGGTCTGGACCTGGCCAGTGCCGCGCTGCATGCGGCGCTGCACGAGTGCTTCCCCCAGGTGCACTGGGCCGACGGGGACGCGGTGATGCAGCGCGCCCGGCAGGTCAAGCTGCCCGAGGAGGTGGCCGTCCTGGAGGAGGCTACAGCCATCGCCGACGCCGTGACGCAAGCGGCTGTGGACTGCGTCCGGCCCGGGGTGCGGGAGGTGGAGGTGGCCGGGGAGGCCATGCGGGTGCTTTACCGGCTGGGCGGAGAGTATGCCCACGTGATCACTCCCTTTGTCGCCTCCGGCGAGCGCATGTCCCCACCCACCCGGCTAGCCACCGACAAGCTGATCCGCCACGGCGACCTGGTCTTCGTGGACATCGGGGCCATGCTCAACGGCTACTTCGCCGATGTGGGCCGCACGGTGGCCTGCGGTCAGCCTTCTGCGGCCCAGCGGCGGATCTTCCGCGCCGTCTACGAGGCGCACCAGGCAGGCCTGGCAGCCATGCGCCCGGGGGCTACCACCGGGCAGGTGGCCGAGGCGGTCCGGGCATGCGCCGCGCGGCACGGGCTGGCGGAGCACCTGCTCAGCCTCTTTATCGGCCACGGGATCGGTATGGGGGCCAACGAACCCCCGTACATCGGGGAGCCGTTTCCCGGCGCGGTGGAGGTGGAGCTGCGCCCCGGGATGGTCTTTGCCATGGAGCCGCTGATCTGGGTACCGGGCATCCAGGGCGGCGGCGGCGTCCGGCTGGAGGACATGGTCCTGGTGACGGAGCAGGGGCCGCGCCGCCTCTCCCGCATACCGTACGAGGAGCGCCTGCTGGCAGAGTGACCGACCACGGCTGCCGGCGCGGCATTCGAAGGCGAGGCCAGCTAGCGGAAGGCAAGGAGGGACGGGGATGGCACGTCCGAGGGTCTTTGTGACGCAACCGGTGCCCGAGTCCGCGCTGGCCAGGCTGCGCGAGGCGGCCGAGGTACGGGTCTTCCCCGATGCCAGCCGCATCCTGCCCCGGGACGACCTGCTGCGGGAGGTGGGTGCCGCGGAGGTGCTCTACTGCCTGCTGCACGACCGGGTGGACGGGGAGGTCATCGAGGCGGGGCGGTCGCTGCGCCTCATTGCCACCTCGGCCATCTACCCGGCCAATGTGGACGTGGCCGCCGCCACCTCTCGCAGGATCCCCGTGACCTGCATCCCCAACATCGTGGCCGAGACCACCGCAGACCTGCAGTGGGGGTTGCTCCTGGCGGTGGCCCGCCGCATCGTGGAGGCGGACCGGGCGGTGCGCCGGGGGCTCTTCCCCGGCGGGCAGTCCATGTACTTCGTCGGAGGCGAGGTCCACGGCAAGACCCTGGGTACCATCGGCCTGGGGGCCATCGGCCGGGGGATCGCCCGCCGGGCGCGCGGCTTTGGCATGACGGTGCTCTACACCAAGCGCGCCCGTCTGCCCGCCGACGAGGAGGCCTGGCTGGGGCTGCGCTACGTCTCCCTGGAGGAGCTGCTGGCGGCCAGCGACTTCGTCGTCGTCAATGCCTCCTACCACCCGGGCACACACCGGCTGATCGGGGCGCGGGAGCTGGAGCTGATGAAGCCCACCGCCTACCTGATCAATACCGCCCGCGGCCCCATCGTCGACGAGCAGGCCCTGGT
Coding sequences within it:
- a CDS encoding Xaa-Pro peptidase family protein, yielding MTEAWAPGPFAVDYERRADYEVLRGKRVQRARAEMAAAGLDALIVWKDENVRYLTGLRPQLIAGKSGVLNGALLAGQGEPVLFVSGGDADRVRLRQPWSAEVHPIPILEEAGLIRHFVTAILAGVLQRYGLGRGRIGLDLASAALHAALHECFPQVHWADGDAVMQRARQVKLPEEVAVLEEATAIADAVTQAAVDCVRPGVREVEVAGEAMRVLYRLGGEYAHVITPFVASGERMSPPTRLATDKLIRHGDLVFVDIGAMLNGYFADVGRTVACGQPSAAQRRIFRAVYEAHQAGLAAMRPGATTGQVAEAVRACAARHGLAEHLLSLFIGHGIGMGANEPPYIGEPFPGAVEVELRPGMVFAMEPLIWVPGIQGGGGVRLEDMVLVTEQGPRRLSRIPYEERLLAE
- a CDS encoding D-glycerate dehydrogenase → MARPRVFVTQPVPESALARLREAAEVRVFPDASRILPRDDLLREVGAAEVLYCLLHDRVDGEVIEAGRSLRLIATSAIYPANVDVAAATSRRIPVTCIPNIVAETTADLQWGLLLAVARRIVEADRAVRRGLFPGGQSMYFVGGEVHGKTLGTIGLGAIGRGIARRARGFGMTVLYTKRARLPADEEAWLGLRYVSLEELLAASDFVVVNASYHPGTHRLIGARELELMKPTAYLINTARGPIVDEQALVDALRAGRLAGAALDVYEKEPQVHPDLLTMENVVLTPHIGSAGRETREQIAAVVVDNILAFLAGRRPPNLANPEVFA